In Labeo rohita strain BAU-BD-2019 unplaced genomic scaffold, IGBB_LRoh.1.0 scaffold_2517, whole genome shotgun sequence, one DNA window encodes the following:
- the LOC127159802 gene encoding histone H3 encodes MARTKQTARKSTGGKAPRKQLATKAARKSAPATGGVKKPHRYRPGTVALREIRRYQKSTELLIRKLPFQRLVREIAQDFKTDLRFQSSAVMALQEASEAYLVGLFEDTNLCAIHAKRVTIMPKDIQLARRIRGERA; translated from the coding sequence ATGGCAAGAACTAAGCAAACCGCTCGCAAATCCACCGGTGGTAAAGCCCCGAGGAAGCAGCTCGCTACCAAAGCTGCCCGTAAAAGCGCTCCAGCCACCGGCGGCGTCAAGAAGCCTCATCGTTACAGGCCGGGTACCGTGGCTCTGCGAGAGATCCGTCGCTACCAGAAATCCACCGAGCTGCTGATTCGCAAACTGCCCTTCCAGCGTCTGGTCCGAGAAATCGCTCAGGATTTCAAGACGGATCTGCGCTTCCAGAGCTCTGCTGTCATGGCCCTGCAGGAGGCCAGCGAGGCTTACTTGGTCGGTCTGTTTGAGGACACCAACTTGTGCGCCATCCACGCCAAGAGAGTGACCATCATGCCCAAAGATATTCAGCTGGCCCGCCGCATTCGTGGAGAGCGCGCTTAA